A stretch of the Medicago truncatula cultivar Jemalong A17 chromosome 5, MtrunA17r5.0-ANR, whole genome shotgun sequence genome encodes the following:
- the LOC120580665 gene encoding uncharacterized protein: MWMMERNGRYTVKIVYKLAIMELLDIDRFHVEGEWHRIWKCDTAVEDDWHAFVGCTVARESWYWAELSTVLQTRVGTKSRLADFVFDICCSESRDTVGRVALLLWQIWAARNDVIWNDAHHTSKGIGMTTLDAWQQWQEVHKHPSLLVVPHGQNRVQGNNSVWEKPSETWLKCNVDAAFHDSNHLTSFACCVRDSRGQFIRAQTKWQRANMTVLEGEAVALLAAIHFADVNRWDRVVFEFDSDTLVQALSSAGHGNSEFYAIVSYLYIPTSR; the protein is encoded by the exons ATGTGGATGATGGAACGTAATGGGAGGTATACAGTTAAGATTGTTTATAAACTGGCTATAATGGAGTTGTTAGACATTGATCGGTTCCATGTTGAGGGAGAGTGGCATAGAATCTGGAAG TGTGATACGGCTGTTGAGGATGATTGGCATGCTTTCGTGGGTTGTACGGTTGCACGTGAAAGTTGGTATTGGGCAGAACTTTCGACTGTGCTGCAAACGCGAGTTGGAACTAAGAGCCGGTTGGcagattttgtttttgacatatGTTGTTCAGAAAGCCGAGACACTGTTGGTCGAGTGGCTTTACTTCTTTGGCAAATTTGGGCTGCTCGTAATGATGTCATTTGGAATGACGCTCATCATACTTCAAAAGGCATTGGAATGACAACATTAGATGCATGGCAGCAATGGCAAGAGGTTCATAAACATCCATCACTACTGGTTGTGCCACACGGCCAAAATAGAGTGCAAGGTAACAACTCAGTTTGGGAGAAACCGAGCGAGACATGGTTGAAGTGCAATGTGGATGCCGCGTTCCATGACAGTAATCATCTTACATCTTTTGCGTGTTGTGTTAGAGATTCCCGGGGGCAATTTATTCGGGCTCAAACGAAATGGCAACGGGCAAATATGACTGTTTTGGAGGGGGAGGCAGTAGCCTTACTCGCTGCTATTCACTTTGCTGATGTAAACAGATGGGACCGGGTTGTCTTCGAGTTTGACTCTGATACTCTAGTGCAAGCTCTATCGTCAGCGGGACATGGTAATTCAGAATTCTATGCGATTGTCAGTTATCTTTACATTCCAACTTCGAGGTGA
- the LOC11442138 gene encoding uncharacterized protein: MASYLVFYFLFLFSYFLLLLSAAPEWDTKCAKEKVSCGYLGEISFPFTTVDKRECGLYIIGCDNNSSVKTINLINQTYEIDSISYMNNSAIIYGLNSSELEPIKNKPNFSINTVNFYVCNHGYDNSHDNKFKYKNCADYDIYFTSTPDKPPMFPIFPLACFPVPFETFNCVDIISLLEIKVDLESCEGCYLEGKSCLLNQETLNFTCGPVLKPPIPKRNDRHLKNAVIGLSIGLATTIAIALFVITLVLYYWRIKS; encoded by the exons ATGGCTTCCTACTTAGTAttctatttccttttcttattctCTTATTTTCTGCTTCTTCTCTCTGCTGCACCAGAATGGGATACAAAATGTGCAAAAGAAAAAGTTTCCTGTGGATATCTTGGGGAAATCTCCTTCCCTTTTACCACCGTCGATAAACGAGAATGTGGCTTATACATAATCGGTTGCGACAATAACAGTTCAGTGAAAACAATCAACCTGATAAACCAAACCTATGAAATTGATAGCATCAGTTATATGAACAATTCAGCTATCATCTATGGCCTAAACTCCTCTGAATTAGAGCCAATAAAGAATAAGCCAAACTTCAGCATTAACACTGTTAACTTCTATGTATGCAATCATGGCTATGATAATAGCCATGATAACAAGTTCAAATATAAAAACTGTGCTGATTATGATATCTACTTTACTTCTACACCTGATAAACCTCCTATGTTCCCTATTTTTCCATTAGCTTGTTTCCCAGTTCCATTTGAAACTTTCAATTGTGTAGATATAATTTCATTACTCGAAATTAAAGTTGATTTAGAGTCTTGTGAAGGATGTTATCTTGAAGGAAAGTCATGTCTACTAAACCAGGAAACTTTAAATTTCACTTGTGGCCCAG TACTGAAACCTCCGATTCCTAAGAGAAATGATCGTCATTTGAAGAATGCCGTAATAG GTCTATCTATTGGATTGGCAACCACGATTGCAATTGCGTTGTTTGTTATTACCCTTGTCCTTTACTATTGGAGAATCAAATCTTAG